Proteins from one Nakamurella multipartita DSM 44233 genomic window:
- a CDS encoding VOC family protein, whose translation MACRISELVLECRDPELLARFWCEVLDFVVLDRPGDGSVEIGPREGFGGPQPTIILSPTDDPPRAKSRLHLDVNATDRDQDAELARLLALGARPADVGQTGQESWHVLADPEGNEFCLLRTRLNPL comes from the coding sequence ATGGCCTGCCGGATCAGTGAGCTCGTCCTGGAATGCCGCGACCCCGAACTGCTGGCCCGGTTCTGGTGTGAGGTCCTGGACTTCGTGGTGCTTGACCGCCCGGGCGACGGGTCGGTGGAGATCGGGCCGCGGGAGGGCTTCGGCGGCCCGCAGCCGACGATCATCCTGAGCCCGACCGACGATCCGCCGCGGGCGAAGTCCCGGCTGCATCTGGATGTGAACGCAACCGACCGCGATCAGGACGCGGAGCTGGCGCGGTTGTTGGCGCTGGGAGCTCGTCCGGCGGACGTGGGCCAGACCGGTCAGGAGTCCTGGCACGTCCTGGCCGATCCCGAGGGCAACGAGTTCTGCCTGCTGCGGACCCGCCTGAATCCGCTGTGA
- a CDS encoding hydroxymethylglutaryl-CoA lyase translates to MTGAPLPQQVALPGLPSAISICEVGPRDGLQNEKSIMPVDVKLEFIRRLVAAGHRLIEVTSLVHPRWVPQLADAEQLIGALERQPGVRYPVLVPNLRGYRRAAELGLTDIAIFGSATETFARRNLNRGVEESLAMFEPVVAAARADGGRVRAYLSMCFGDPWEGPVPLDQVVGVAVRMMDMGCDELSLGDTIGVATPGHVAALIGWLAAAGVGADRLAVHFHDTYGQALANTLTALGQGITVVDASAGGLGGCPYARSATGNLATEDLLWQLAGLGIDTGVDLTAVVETSRWMAQQLGRPSPSRVVRALTGDAAG, encoded by the coding sequence GTGACCGGGGCGCCGCTGCCGCAGCAGGTCGCGTTGCCCGGCCTGCCGAGCGCCATCAGCATCTGCGAGGTCGGCCCCCGGGACGGCTTGCAGAACGAGAAGTCGATTATGCCGGTGGATGTCAAACTGGAGTTCATCCGCCGGTTGGTGGCCGCCGGGCATCGGCTGATCGAGGTGACCAGCCTGGTGCACCCGCGCTGGGTGCCGCAACTGGCCGACGCCGAGCAGCTGATCGGCGCCCTCGAGCGGCAGCCGGGGGTGCGGTACCCGGTACTGGTGCCCAATCTGCGGGGTTACCGCCGCGCGGCCGAGCTGGGACTGACCGACATCGCCATTTTCGGCAGCGCGACCGAGACCTTCGCCCGGCGCAACCTCAACCGCGGCGTCGAGGAGTCGCTCGCCATGTTCGAACCGGTCGTGGCCGCCGCCCGGGCGGACGGCGGCCGGGTGCGGGCGTACCTGTCGATGTGCTTCGGCGACCCCTGGGAAGGGCCGGTGCCGCTGGATCAGGTGGTGGGGGTGGCCGTACGCATGATGGACATGGGCTGTGACGAGCTGTCCCTGGGCGACACCATCGGCGTGGCCACGCCCGGGCACGTCGCGGCCCTGATCGGCTGGCTGGCCGCGGCCGGAGTGGGGGCGGACCGGCTCGCGGTGCACTTCCATGACACCTACGGGCAGGCCCTGGCCAACACCCTGACGGCGCTGGGCCAGGGGATCACCGTCGTCGATGCATCGGCCGGCGGGCTCGGGGGCTGTCCCTACGCGCGCAGTGCCACCGGCAACCTGGCCACCGAGGATCTGCTCTGGCAGCTGGCCGGGCTCGGCATCGACACCGGGGTCGACCTGACCGCCGTCGTCGAGACGAGTCGCTGGATGGCGCAGCAGCTCGGGCGGCCCAGCCCGTCCCGGGTGGTGCGGGCCCTGACCGGGGACGCCGCCGGGTGA